TGGCTTCCGGAAAAGAGGACCTGAGGGAAAAAAGCGTGGATCTTGTAAGAGAGGAGCTTGAGAGGTCAAGCGCCCTGGGGGTGAAATACATGATGACCCACATAGGAAGCGCAAAGGGACTGCAGAGAGAAACGGCGATAGACAACGTGGTCGACTCCCTTTTGAGAATTCTCGGGAACTACGGCGGCACGACGCAGCTTCTGCTTGAGAACACGGCGGGCCAGGGGCATACCATAGGCGCTAGCTTCGAGGAGATTTCTCTCATACTGAGGCGCGTTGCATATGGCGATCTTGGAGTCTGTATAGATACCGCCCACATGTTTGCCTCCGGATACGATATAAGGACCCGTGAGGGCGTAGAGGAACTGGTAGAGAGCATCGGCGCCGCGTTTGCCCCCGAAACGGTGAAACTTGTTCACGCGAACGATTCCAAGGCCGAGTTCAATTCCAGTAAGGACCGCCACGAACATATAGGAGAGGGGAAGATAGGTATTTACTGCTTCAGTTCTATGATCGGGAACCCGTTTTTCGAGGATCTTGATATGATAGTGGAAATGCCTCCTCCCGAGGTGTCAGAGGACGTCGCGCTTCTTAAGAAGCTGAGAGACGAAAATAGGTAATCTCAGAGCTGGAGAGAAAAACCGCTTTCGCCTGTCCGTTGGCCGTCAACGTAAATACTGTTTTTCTCGTCAATTGCCACCCTTCCGTTTGCGATCAGGTCATGGACTACGAAGGGAAACAGTTTCCATTCCCCCTGTTCTCTGGTTTTCTCTTCCATCGTCTCCACGTCCCCGACGGCGAAGCCCTCAAGGGATATATCGGCTGACTGGGCGATCACGGTTCCGAACCTTGTTTCGGGGTTGTTTTCAAGATAGACGGTACATCTTATGGTCTTCTCCCCGTTCTCTAACGCCTGGACGCACGCGATTTTGCCTCTTACGAGGTAGTCCTTTGTCGTGTCCCCAGGGTAGAGGTTTAAGATCCTGTTTGCGAATCTATCGGTAAACATGCGGCTTAATCTCCTCCTGTAACCCGCCAGCACCACGAGATCGGGCTCAAGAACCTCTTCAATAAGGGAAATTACGGCTGAATCGTAAAGAATCCGTCCGCCTTCATCCGAAGGGGGCTTCCCAATATCTGCGAAGAATTTCTCGGAACTTATGGAGGAGGTTTCGATCTTAAGCGCTTCCGCCTTCGCGAGAACCGGGGCCTCGGGGTCGTTTGAAAAGACATGCTCTATGGTTCCATAATTTTTTCCGCCATTTTGCTCAAGCTCCATCTGCGTTGAGTGTATTTTCTCGAAGTTTGTTCCTCTGCCCGAGGCAAGAATGAGAATTTTCATTGGGCGGTGGGTATCAGAATAAAGCGGCGTTATTTGCATTGGTTTCCTATGAAGATTATCTCTTTTCCATATGCAGTATCAATACGGCAAAAGAGTTTCCCCATCTATATTCATAATGGCCAGTTTTAGAATGGAGGGATTTGTTCAGTAGAGATGAACCCACTTTGGTCAGCAACCCAGATCTGAAGTGTATCCGGTGTTTTGAGATGTACTCTCGTGATTATCTATCTCTGAGAACCTACTGAAATTTTCTCGGCGAAATCACGGTTCAAGTGAAGCTTGGGTTTGTGGCGCAATATCACGAACAGAGTATAACTGCTCCACCATGCTTCCCACTCAAATCGAAATGTACCTATGGCGCAGTCTAGGGAAATCATGTCGTTATGAACCAAGCCGGAATAATAGGCTGCCATCCAATCCTGATTTTGAGTAAGCTGTTGAGGAATATTAATGGAGTTGAATTTACGTAGAAACCTCGGCGAAGCAGCGTTTTTACCTAGACGAAGAATTTCCGGATTGAATTTACTTGGCCAATACGTAAGGAGTGCGACAGCTCCATCTTGTTCCTCAACATAGCGCCAAGCTGTAGCATGGAAGGATGCGCTATGTATTTTTGCAAGATCAAAGACGGAGTCAAATTCCACGGGGTAATCACGAACCATACGAGCGAAATTGTCACCTTGAAATATCACTTCTGCAGAGAAAAAATTTGCTTCTGCATCAAAGATTTCCTTGGCGTCGCCAATCAGAATCTTGTCGTCGTCAAGATAACAGGGATTTATCGTGTGCCAAGGTAACACCTCGTGGCCAAGTTCGTGTCCTTTTGCAAAGAGGATTCTCGCCTGAGTAGTGTTCTCATCGACATATGTCACACGTTCCTGAGTGTCGGCGATACCACGAATTTTTGGCCACATCGCCTTGAAATCCTGTTTTGCGGAACCTTCTAGGCGAGCAAAAAAACTCTCCTTAACATCTTCATCAATCTTCAGATTCCCGACTCCCGCAGCTTCTAGAAGCTTGTCGATCGGAGTGGGGAGTTCACCGACAGCTTCTGCTTCACGCAGAGCCTTATTGGCGTATTTCAATACCACCTCAGCGCTTTTGGGACGGAGTATGAAACTCCCGTTGGCATTAATCTTCAATCTTCCTCCTGAGATTGTTGCAAGAAGCGTATGAATCTCTTCAATATTTTCTTCTGGTCGTCACTTAGGCCGGCGCTCATTAGCTGGATCTCGGCAAGCTCTGTATCCTCTGGCCGTTCTTCATCATTCCGTGTCAGATATCCAGCCGCAACCATCAAGTCTTCATACCGGACACCGTAGTACTCTGCGAGTCTGTACAGGACATGGGGACGGGGTTTCTCTACCTTCCCGTTCTCCATCTGTGATAGATATGCGTTAGAAATTCCTGTCTCCGCTTCTACTGCACGAAGCGTCTTTCCTCTCAGCTGGCGTAGCTCTGTTAATTTTCTAGCTAAGTCATTCATTACACTACATTTTATCAGCAATGCTCAAAAAAATCAAGCGAAATGCTTGATGGGTAATTTATTCTGCTTATAATTAAAAGCATCATGCTTGCTCATGAAAATCTAAGAGAGGTGAAAAACCATGGAATCTATTAAAAATAGATATGAGAGCCCAGATGACGGGCAAGGACCATTTTTCGTTGCAGTGGCTAAAGCCAATTTCGATTTCCAGCAGTCCTTTCAGGTGGATGACCCCAAGGTCACGGGTCGGCAACTACTCGAGGCAGCAGGCTTCAGACCGCCGGAAGAGCATCTACTATTCCAGGTGCTAGACAGTGGGGTGCTTGAAGAGCGCAGACTGGACGAAACAGTTGAGTTGTGCGAGAAAGAAACAGAACGCTTCATCGTGTTCAAGAGCGACCGATCCTTCCGCGTTGAGATCGACGGGCAACGTTTCGAATGGGGTGCTCCCGAACTGACTGGGTTGATTGCGAAGCAGATGGTGGGTGCAGATCCCGCTTGCATAGGAATCTGGCTAGAACGGCGAGACGAACCCGATCTTTTCATCCGGGATAACGACATTGTGAAACTTGGGACGAAAGGGGTAGAAAAACTCCGCACCGGGCCAGTGTTCCCACTCTGGATCGAAGACAAAGAGTTCCAGTGGTTCGAGCAGACCATTACTACGAAGCAGATTGCTGAGCTTGGTGGCTGGGATCCATCGCAGGGCGTTCAGCAGATTGACTTGACCACAAACGAGGCCCGCACACTCAAGCCGGATGAAGTCGTAGACCTGAAAGATCTCAAGAGATTTGCGAAGAAAATCGGGTGGCAGCGTGGTTGAGCGTGAACTCCGTCTCGAGGAAGAGTATCAGTTGATCGTCTCGGTTTTTCCGAATGTTGTTCGGCAGGGAGACTGGTTTCTTATCCCAGATGATGTTCGGGCAGTGAGGCATGGTTGGACTCCAGACCCGTTTCCGGTTGCGTTCCAAGCACAGCCTGGTCACCCGGGGCAGGTGCCATATGGCATTTATGTAGCGTCTTCTGCCCAAGTCTGCGGTAAAACACCAGACAACTTCGCCGCCGATGCAGGCAATCGGCCACCATTCGAGGGACAGTGGGGTGTGCTTTCCTGGCAGGGCGATAGCAATGCCATCCGTTGGGTTCCAGCACGGGAGATTCGCGCGGGAGCCAACTTGCTAAACTTTGTCATCACGTTTGAGACGAGGTTCAAAGAGGGTGTCTAAATTCAACAAGGAATGGAAGCTCCACTTCGAGAGCGAGAGGCAATATCGAGCGCTTCGCTCTGCACTAGTGTACGAAGGGTATGCGCACGAAAGCGAACACGGAGCTTTTCTCTTCGCCTCCCAATCTGGCGATAGAAGGCTTGAAGTCGTTGATGTCGTCATACTCAAGCCAGATGACTTCGCTACACAGACGCCTTACTACCTGGATTTGGACGACGCTGTACTTCAAGAGATGATCATCCGTGCACACAAGACAAACACCGCGCTTATAGAGGCCCACTCACATCCTTTCACGAAAGGGCCACGGGTGTGTTTCTCGCCCTTCGATTGCAATGGCTTGGCAGACATCGGACCGCAGATGTTGTGGCGACTTCCCGATCGGCCGTATGTTGCTCTGGTCTTTGGTCGGGACGCATTCGATTCTCTCTACTGGGAGGGTCGAGAGCGGGAGCCTCGAGGCTCCTTGGACCTTGTCGTCGCTGGGCAGTTGCTACGTGCGAGTCGTGAATCTCAACGCTTCTGGAGGGAAAACCATGGATAGGTTTGATAGGCAACGAAAGATCTTCGGAGACGAAGGGCAGAAACGCCTGTGTGCTACAACGGTTGGTATCGTCGGTGGGGGAGGCTTAGGCTCGTTTATGGTGCTTGAACTTGCCTATCTGGGGATTGGGAAAATTGTGATCATTGACCACGACCTACTTGAGGAATCGAACCGGAACCGACTGGTTGGGGCTTGGATGTCACATGCGGACGGGACGCCCAAGGTTCAGATACTGCGCGAGCTTGGCAAGCTTATTGACTCCGAGGTCGAGATCGAAGTGATACAGGCGTGTATTGAGGATCCCGAAGCGAGAGATGCCCTTGCGGGGGTGGACATCGTTGTGGGATGTCTTGACCACGATGGTCCCCGGTCCGTGCTGAATGAATTTTGCTGCAAACACGGTTTGCCGCTTATCGATGTGGCAAGCGACACGATTCCCGAAGAAGACAAGGTTGCTTTCGGCGGGCGGGTTTGTGTCGCAACGCCGGCTACGGGCTGCCTAGTGTGTTTTGGGGTATTAGACCAGGATGAGCTTCAAGAGTATTACGCTTCGCCGGAGCAGCGTGTTGACCGGGACACTATCTACGGCGTGCCCAAAGGAACTTTGGTTGGTGGTGGTCCGTCAGTAATCACGGTCAATGGGGTAGTAGCGTCGATTGCAGCGACGGAGCTGATGGTGTTGGTGACCCAACTCCGTGCTCCTGTCGCGCATCAGGACTGGAGGGGCCATGTGGGTTGCCTGTATCGTGTTGTTGATCACGAGGAGGACTGCTACTACTGTAGCTTGCGCCCTGTTGCACAAGAATAACCAACATCCGGGGACTCTTACCTGCTTGTAAAGTGTCCATTCAATTCAGCAGCGGGGTAGAAAACGTACCGCTGCTTGACTTGAGAGTGCACGATATTTATCGAAAAAACTTGTGTTTTCACTGTTGTGTTTATTTTTTGAGACTGTTTTGCATTGCTTTTCCTATCATTTAGTTTTATGTAATTTCACGTAAGTGTGACGCAGCATGACAGAAAGCAGAAACCTGATCATGAGAATCGTTACGGCCGTCGTGGCCGTGCCGATTCTTCTTCTCATATTCTACTACGGGGGAGTGTACTATCTCGCTTTGATGTGTCTGATCGCGGCTCTGTGCTCCATCGAGTTCTTCGCGCTTGCGGGCCCCGACATACGGAAGACGAGAAAGATTTATATTACGGCCATCTCCCTGCTTCTGATCGTGAGCGCGTTTTTCGACTTCAGGCTCATGAGCCTTTTTTTCACCTTCCTGATATTTCTCTCCATAATACTCGAATTCCGCAAAAAGGATTTCAGCGACTGCCTGCGGGACTTGGGCATGACCCTTCTGCCGCTTATATATTTCGGCTGGATGCTTGCCCACGGGGTGTTGCTTAGAAATATCCCGGGCGGCGTGGACGTGGGGGACTACGGTTTCTTCAACGGGGGTCCCGGGGATGTCGGTTTTTTCCTCGTGGTGCTTGCGGTTTCATGCACTTTTCTTAACGACGCCGGAGCGTATTCCTTCGGAAAAGCTTTCGGGAAAAAGAAGCTTGCCAGTCATATAAGTTCGGGCAAGACCGTGGTGGGGCTCATCGGGGGATTCTTTGTTTCGGTCGTAAGCGCCTTCGTGGTGAATTTCATATTCAGCAATCCCCTTCCTTCTCTCTGGGTGGTTCTTTACGCGGTAATAATAGCCGCGGCCGCGGTTGCGGGAGACCTTTTCGAATCCACCATAAAAAGGGGAGCGGGGGTAAAGGATTCCGGTTCCCTGATTCCCGGACATGGCGGGGTGCTTGACAGGTTCGACAGCCTGATATTTGTCTTTCCTTGCACATACTATACTTCCCTGGTTTTCTTTCACCTGAGCGAGACAGGCGTCGCATTGTAAGAAGGGGCCGAAATGGAGATATCCATAGTGGACAGGGAGGAATTCATTGACGAACCGGGGAAGGAAGAACTGGTGCGCCTAGTTGAAAGAATACTTGCGTATCTTGATCTCTCCGCCCGAAGCGAGCTCTGCGTCTCGCTTGTGAGCGACGTCGACATGCGGGAACTTAACCGGCGTTACAGGCAGATTGACACGACTACGGATGTTCTCTGCTTTCCGCAGAAAAGTGATGTAAGCCCCGATCTTCTAGGCGATATAGTGATATCCTACCAGACGGCCCTCCGCCACTCCCGGAGGCTTGAGATCACGGTTGAAGAAGAACTGCGTCTGCTTATAGTCCATGCGGTCCTGCACCTGCTTGGATTCGACCACAAGAAGAAAAAAGAAAGAGAGACAATGCGCAAGAAGGAGAAAGAGGTGCTTAGCTACCTTGCTGATTAAGGCGCAAGCAATTTTTTTGTCAGATTGACAGAGGTAGTACCATAAGAGTTACCAATATGTCATGGCATTAACGCGGAGTTTCAGGGAGATTGTAAAAGAACGAGCTATTAGAGACCCCGAGTTCCGCATCGGACTTCTGACCGAAGCGATTGAGTGCGTACTCAATGATGAAATCGACGTGGCAAGAGTATTGCTGCGAGACTATGTTAACGCAACAGTCGGTTTTCAGGAACTTGGACTCTTACGCGAAAAACCCCGAAGAGCCTGAGGCGCATGCTCAGTCCGAGAGGAACCCCGAGTCTTAAGAGTATTTCCTCCCCGCTAGCATCTTTAAAAGAATGTGGTTTCAAGCTCGAAACACAACTATATTCTGCATTGCGGGTGTTGTTCCAAAGAGCAAACGTTTGGTCTTCAAAAAAAGCTTCCCAACCGATATTGCCATGTGTCGCCACATGGTATATACTGTGATATATCAATACAGGAGGTGACCATGGCCACTGCGAAGATCTTTAAAAATGGTCGTAGCCAAGCCGTTCGCATTCCGAAGGATTTTGCTTTTGAGGGAGTGACCGAACTGACCGTGAGGAAGGTGGGTCAGAAACTGATCCTGGAACCCGTACGCAAGTCCTGGTTGACTCTGAATGAAGAAAGCGAACCGGTAGGCGATGATTTCCTGGCAGAGCGTCCAGATTTGTTTGCGATTGACGAAAGCCGGGGAAAATTTGAATGACCTACATGCTTGACACCAATATCTGCAGCTACATAATGCGGCAACATTCGCGGTCTATTCTGGAGACCCTTGAGAACAGGGCCGCTGAGGGCCACATTCTCTGCATGTCAGTTATCACTTACCAGGAGTTGCGGTTTGGTGCCGAGCGCGTCGGGTCCGCGAAATACCACGCACGCATTGATAAGTTCTGCGAACGCCTTGATTACGTGGCCGACTGGACGACTGAATGCGCGGACCGATTTGCCGTTACGCAGTCGTCGCTGCTCAGAAGAGGAAGCCCCATCGGATTTGCTGATGCGATGATCGCTTCCCATGCCCTTATAATTAACGCTACGCTTGTCACCAATAACCAGAAGCATTTTTCTCAGGTGGAAGGCCTCCAGCTGGAAAACTGGTTCCCCGCCTGATCCGGCTTGGACTACTCCTTCAGGGTGTTGCGTAGAGACATCTTTGATTTACAACTAGGGAAGAAGTAAGAGGTGCCCGACATCTCTTTACTAGGCAGTCCGAACCGGGGTAGGGCGTGTCAGTCATCCGGATTCTTTCAGATCTTCCTTAATTTTCTCGATTTCCTTTACTGTAGGGAGGTCCTTCAGACTCTTAAGGCCGAACGTCTCGAGAAAAAGATTTGTGGTTTTGTAGAGAAAAGGCTTTCCCGGAACTTCCTTTCTTCCCGCAATCTCGATGAATCTTCTATCAAGTAGCATGCTTACGCTGCTTGAGCAGTCCACCCCTCTTATTTTTTCAACCTCGATCTTCGTAACGGGTTGCTCATAAGCCATTATGGCAAGCACTTCGAGGGAGGCTTTCGAAAGCCTGAACTTCTTTATTTCCTTGTTAAACTCGACTATGTATTGCGAATACTCAGGACGGGTCCTGAACTGATATCCCTCGGCGACGCTGCTTAGAATGAAACTTCGTCCCATCTCCTCCCAGCGCCCCTGGAGTTCGCTCAGGGCGTCGGTTATCTCTTCTTTCTCGACGTCCTTCAGGAACTCGGAGATTTCCTGAATGGTTAAGGGTTGTTTCGAAACGAATATCAAGCATTCTATTATATTTTGAAGAGAACTTCTATCGTCCATTTTCTTCCCTCAGAATTATCTTTATGGGTTCTTCGAAGGTCGGCTGAAAAACATCCAGGATGCCGTCTTTCAGCAGCTCCAGTATCGAGAGAAAGGTTACCACGAGTTTCATGCGGTTTTTATCCCCTTCACAGAGATGCGCGAAAAGAACGGCTATTTCCCTTCTCATTGGTGCTGTTACCTGAGTTTTTCTTACAGCAACGGTGTAAGTCTGCGGGGCTAGGGATATTTCCCTTGTCTCGGCCTTCTCCCTGTCCTCGCATATCTTGGAGAAGGTATCCACCAGGGACCAGAGGTCGAATTTCACGAATTCCGTCTCTTCTTCCGGTTCTCCGAACATTTCCCTGCGGTCGTAACCCGCCAGGAAAACATCTTTTCCGAGAATTTCCATCCCCCCGAGTTCCGCCGCCGCGCTTCTGTACTTCTCATACTCAAGCAGGCGCCTTACGAGTTCCTCCCTGGGGTCCTCTTCTTCCTCTTCGCCTTCCTCCTTTATCCTGGGAAGAAGCATGCGCGACTTTATGTACCCCAGTTCGGCCGCCATGGCCATGTAGTCCCCGACGATCTCGAGGTTCACGTCCTTCAGGAACTCAAGATATTCAAGGTACTGCTCGGTTATGAGCGCGATGGGTATGTCGTAGATGTCCACCTCGTGTTTCTTTATGAGGTGAAGCAGCAGGTCAAGCGGGCCGTTGAATATCTCGAGCTGTACGCTGTAGGCTGACTGAGGGTCTTCCATTTCTTCGTTTCTCTCGGCAATCACTACGGGTTCATCGCCCGGATCACGATCTCGAGTTCGCTCGGGCTGAAATTGCACATTTGTATAAAGATAACCACAGGAACGCGTATGAAGTAACCCAGGAACTGCCCGCCGAACAGGAAAAAGGCGAAAAGAATGAATATTCCGTAAGTTTCAAATCTTGCGTACCTGTAGGCGAGGCTGTCGGGAAGCAGCCCGTAAAGCACCCGCGAGCCGTCAAGCGGCGGAACGGGGATCATGTTGAAAACGGCAAGCACTATCCCTATGTACATGAACCACACGAGCATCCGCGCTGCAACGTCGGCCCCGCTTCCCGGGGGTATGGCCGCGAAGTTCTCAAATAAGGCCTTTAGAATCACAGCCGCCGCAATCGCGGTCAGAATGTTGGATATGGGGCCCGCAATCGCGACCATAAGCATGTCTTTTTTCGGGTTCCTGAAGTTCCTCGGGTCAACGGGAACCGGTTTCGCCCATCCGAAATGCACGATGAAAAGCAGCAGGGTTCCGAGGACGTCAAGGTGCACGAGAGGGTTAAGCGAGAGTCTTCCCTGTCTCTTCGCCGTGTCGTCCCCGAGCCTGTAGGCCACAAGCGCGTGGGCGTACTCATGTATGGTGAGGGAAAAAAGGATTACGGGGACCAGTATTATGAGAAATTCGTAGTTCATATCTATAGTTTACGCTCTTGGATGAGATTTTTCGTGTATGCGCTTAAGCCTCTCCTTCTCAACATAAGTGTATATCTGGGTCGTGGATATGTCCGAGTGACCGAGCATGGCCTGTATGGACCGCAGGTCGGCCCCCCGCTCAAGCAGGTGCGTGGCGAAGGAGTGGCGGAGCACGTGGGGGGTTATGTGGGAGTGTATGCCCGCGGCGAGCGCATAGTTCTTTATCATTCGCCAGAAGCGCTGGCGGCTCATCTTGGAGCCGGTTCTGGAGGTAACGAAAAGGTACTCCGAAGCTCTTTCGCGAAGAAGTTTCGGTCTTGAGTCTGAAAGGTAGTCCCTTACTTTCCTGATGGCGTCGCCGCCTATGGGAACTATCCTCTCCTTGCTTCCTTTGCCGAGGGTGATGACGTAGCCGTGGTCAAGATTGACGCGGTTGAGCTCAAGTGAGACCAGTTCCGATACCCTGACCCCGGTGGCGTAGAGAACCTCGAGCATCGCGCGATCCCGCAGCGCCTCTGCGGACTTGCCTTCCTCGGGCTCCCGGAGGAGCCTCTCGACCTCTTCAAGCGAGAGAGTGTGGGGGAGGGTTTTCGCGGGCTTTGGAGAGACGGTGTTTCTTAGCGGATCCTCGGTTATGACGCTTTCTGTGAGAAGGAACCTGAAGAACTGCTTTATGGAAACTATGTTTCTCGCCACGCTTCTCGGGGAGAGCTTCTTTTTCCTCAGGTGGTCGAAAAAAGCGGCTATTTCGTCTTCGCTTACGGCGGCGGGGTCGTATATACCCCTTTTGTCTAGAAAGGCCACGAGGGATGATATGTCCCTTGAATATGACTGAATGGTGTTTTTCGAAAGGCCCCTGTTCACCGTAAGATACACAAGGAACGAATCGAGGTGCTCATCCATTAATCTTATGTTCCGACCTGCCAGGAACTCAGATATTTCTTCTGTTCGGCCGTCAGGGTGTCTATGGTGACTCCCAGGGTTTTAAGCTTTATCTTGGATATCAGGCTGTCTATTTTCTCCGGGACGTCGTGAACATCGTTCTCAAGTGTCCCTCCGTTTTTCACCATGTACTCGCAGCAGAGCGCCTGGTTGGCGAAGCTCATGTCCATCACGCTTGAAGGATGCCCCTCGGCCGCGGCGAGGTTTATGAGCCTTCCTCCGCCGAGAACGTTGATCCTTCTTCCGTTTTTAAGCGTATGTTCCTCAACGTATTCCCTTATGACTCTTTTCGAGGTCGTTATCTCGCCAAGGGCGTCGAGATCAAGTTCCACGTTGAAGTGTCCTGAATTGGCTACGATCGCCCCGTCTTTCATTCTCTCAAAATGCTTTTTCCTTATGACGTGTATGTTGCCCGTAACGGTGCAGAAGAAGTCTCCAAGCGGCGCTGCCTTCTCCATCGTCATTACCCTGAATCCGTCCATGGTGGCCTCGAGTCCCGCAAGCGGCTCAACCTCGGTCACGATGACGTTCGCTCCCAGTCCCCTGGCTCTCATGGCAAGTCCTTTTCCGCACCAGCCGTATCCTGCGACTACGAAGGTCGTGCCGGAGACAAGCCTGTTGGTGGCGCGTATGATTCCGTCAAGGGTGCTCTGCCCCGTGCCGTAGCGGTTATCGAAAAGATGCTTGGTATCCGCGTTGTTAACGGCGACTATCGGATACTGAAGCACTCCGTCATCTGCCATGCTCTTGAGTCTTATCACTCCGGTTGTGGTCTCCTCGGTTCCCCCGATTACGTCGTCTATCAGGTCTTTTCGGTCCGTGTGCAGCGTTGATACCAGGTCTGCCCCGTCATCCATGGTTACGTGCGGGCGGGCGGCCAGAACGGCGTTTATGTGCTTGTAATAGGTTTTGGTGTTTTCCCCTTTTATCGCGAAAACGGAGATTTTATGGTTCTTTACGAGGTGGGCGGCGACGTCATCCTGAGTGCTTAGGGGATTTGACGCGCAGAGGTAGGCTTCTGCTCCTCCGGCCTTAAGGGTGGTCATGAGGTTCCCGGTTTCCGTGGTAAC
The sequence above is a segment of the Candidatus Dadabacteria bacterium genome. Coding sequences within it:
- a CDS encoding type II toxin-antitoxin system VapC family toxin, whose protein sequence is MTYMLDTNICSYIMRQHSRSILETLENRAAEGHILCMSVITYQELRFGAERVGSAKYHARIDKFCERLDYVADWTTECADRFAVTQSSLLRRGSPIGFADAMIASHALIINATLVTNNQKHFSQVEGLQLENWFPA
- a CDS encoding formyltransferase family protein, giving the protein MKILILASGRGTNFEKIHSTQMELEQNGGKNYGTIEHVFSNDPEAPVLAKAEALKIETSSISSEKFFADIGKPPSDEGGRILYDSAVISLIEEVLEPDLVVLAGYRRRLSRMFTDRFANRILNLYPGDTTKDYLVRGKIACVQALENGEKTIRCTVYLENNPETRFGTVIAQSADISLEGFAVGDVETMEEKTREQGEWKLFPFVVHDLIANGRVAIDEKNSIYVDGQRTGESGFSLQL
- the vapB gene encoding type II toxin-antitoxin system VapB family antitoxin, whose product is MATAKIFKNGRSQAVRIPKDFAFEGVTELTVRKVGQKLILEPVRKSWLTLNEESEPVGDDFLAERPDLFAIDESRGKFE
- a CDS encoding deoxyribonuclease IV, which encodes CECFQMFTRSPRGGKPPELEDRLLEAFFLNCSEASISDYYVHTPYFINLASGKEDLREKSVDLVREELERSSALGVKYMMTHIGSAKGLQRETAIDNVVDSLLRILGNYGGTTQLLLENTAGQGHTIGASFEEISLILRRVAYGDLGVCIDTAHMFASGYDIRTREGVEELVESIGAAFAPETVKLVHANDSKAEFNSSKDRHEHIGEGKIGIYCFSSMIGNPFFEDLDMIVEMPPPEVSEDVALLKKLRDENR
- a CDS encoding helix-turn-helix transcriptional regulator; protein product: MNDLARKLTELRQLRGKTLRAVEAETGISNAYLSQMENGKVEKPRPHVLYRLAEYYGVRYEDLMVAAGYLTRNDEERPEDTELAEIQLMSAGLSDDQKKILKRFIRFLQQSQEED
- a CDS encoding phosphatidate cytidylyltransferase produces the protein MTESRNLIMRIVTAVVAVPILLLIFYYGGVYYLALMCLIAALCSIEFFALAGPDIRKTRKIYITAISLLLIVSAFFDFRLMSLFFTFLIFLSIILEFRKKDFSDCLRDLGMTLLPLIYFGWMLAHGVLLRNIPGGVDVGDYGFFNGGPGDVGFFLVVLAVSCTFLNDAGAYSFGKAFGKKKLASHISSGKTVVGLIGGFFVSVVSAFVVNFIFSNPLPSLWVVLYAVIIAAAAVAGDLFESTIKRGAGVKDSGSLIPGHGGVLDRFDSLIFVFPCTYYTSLVFFHLSETGVAL
- the xerD gene encoding site-specific tyrosine recombinase XerD, which produces MDEHLDSFLVYLTVNRGLSKNTIQSYSRDISSLVAFLDKRGIYDPAAVSEDEIAAFFDHLRKKKLSPRSVARNIVSIKQFFRFLLTESVITEDPLRNTVSPKPAKTLPHTLSLEEVERLLREPEEGKSAEALRDRAMLEVLYATGVRVSELVSLELNRVNLDHGYVITLGKGSKERIVPIGGDAIRKVRDYLSDSRPKLLRERASEYLFVTSRTGSKMSRQRFWRMIKNYALAAGIHSHITPHVLRHSFATHLLERGADLRSIQAMLGHSDISTTQIYTYVEKERLKRIHEKSHPRA
- a CDS encoding site-2 protease family protein → MNYEFLIILVPVILFSLTIHEYAHALVAYRLGDDTAKRQGRLSLNPLVHLDVLGTLLLFIVHFGWAKPVPVDPRNFRNPKKDMLMVAIAGPISNILTAIAAAVILKALFENFAAIPPGSGADVAARMLVWFMYIGIVLAVFNMIPVPPLDGSRVLYGLLPDSLAYRYARFETYGIFILFAFFLFGGQFLGYFIRVPVVIFIQMCNFSPSELEIVIRAMNP
- the scpB gene encoding SMC-Scp complex subunit ScpB, which codes for MDDRSSLQNIIECLIFVSKQPLTIQEISEFLKDVEKEEITDALSELQGRWEEMGRSFILSSVAEGYQFRTRPEYSQYIVEFNKEIKKFRLSKASLEVLAIMAYEQPVTKIEVEKIRGVDCSSSVSMLLDRRFIEIAGRKEVPGKPFLYKTTNLFLETFGLKSLKDLPTVKEIEKIKEDLKESG
- a CDS encoding multiubiquitin domain-containing protein, whose amino-acid sequence is MESIKNRYESPDDGQGPFFVAVAKANFDFQQSFQVDDPKVTGRQLLEAAGFRPPEEHLLFQVLDSGVLEERRLDETVELCEKETERFIVFKSDRSFRVEIDGQRFEWGAPELTGLIAKQMVGADPACIGIWLERRDEPDLFIRDNDIVKLGTKGVEKLRTGPVFPLWIEDKEFQWFEQTITTKQIAELGGWDPSQGVQQIDLTTNEARTLKPDEVVDLKDLKRFAKKIGWQRG
- a CDS encoding ThiF family adenylyltransferase; translated protein: MDRFDRQRKIFGDEGQKRLCATTVGIVGGGGLGSFMVLELAYLGIGKIVIIDHDLLEESNRNRLVGAWMSHADGTPKVQILRELGKLIDSEVEIEVIQACIEDPEARDALAGVDIVVGCLDHDGPRSVLNEFCCKHGLPLIDVASDTIPEEDKVAFGGRVCVATPATGCLVCFGVLDQDELQEYYASPEQRVDRDTIYGVPKGTLVGGGPSVITVNGVVASIAATELMVLVTQLRAPVAHQDWRGHVGCLYRVVDHEEDCYYCSLRPVAQE
- the ybeY gene encoding rRNA maturation RNase YbeY, which encodes MEISIVDREEFIDEPGKEELVRLVERILAYLDLSARSELCVSLVSDVDMRELNRRYRQIDTTTDVLCFPQKSDVSPDLLGDIVISYQTALRHSRRLEITVEEELRLLIVHAVLHLLGFDHKKKKERETMRKKEKEVLSYLAD
- a CDS encoding segregation/condensation protein A, translated to MIAERNEEMEDPQSAYSVQLEIFNGPLDLLLHLIKKHEVDIYDIPIALITEQYLEYLEFLKDVNLEIVGDYMAMAAELGYIKSRMLLPRIKEEGEEEEEDPREELVRRLLEYEKYRSAAAELGGMEILGKDVFLAGYDRREMFGEPEEETEFVKFDLWSLVDTFSKICEDREKAETREISLAPQTYTVAVRKTQVTAPMRREIAVLFAHLCEGDKNRMKLVVTFLSILELLKDGILDVFQPTFEEPIKIILREENGR